A window from Actinomycetospora corticicola encodes these proteins:
- a CDS encoding NAD(P)/FAD-dependent oxidoreductase: MAERVVVVGAGFAGLETVKRLEKVLRPQLEDGSVEVVLVAPNDYMLYLPLLPQVAAGVITAQSVTVPLPRAVKRAHRLPGTVVGVDLEQKCCVVRKISGEEIDLPYDRLVLAPGSVTRQFDIPGLEEHALGMKNLAQAAYLRDHVLAQLELANAATDDAERAARCRFVVVGGGYAGTETAACLQLLCEAALKRFPRIDPGMVRWTLIDIAPRLMPELGKRLGEQALDILRRRGVEIKLETGVSEVTDESVTFSDGEVVPCRTLVWTAGVTSSPLVKNLGVDLVRGRLKVGADLQVEGHPGVFALGDSAAVPDLTQDDPEAICPPTAQHATRMATTAADNVVASLRGDALTQYKHHDLGLVVDLGGSQAVAHPLNLELKGAPAQVVTRGYHLFALPLMRTRARVVANWILHLFGGDDFIRIGFLADRKATVDEFEGTTSYLSRDEIRARAS; this comes from the coding sequence ATGGCAGAGCGTGTCGTGGTGGTGGGAGCGGGGTTCGCCGGGCTGGAGACGGTGAAGCGCCTCGAGAAGGTGCTGCGCCCGCAGCTGGAGGACGGCTCGGTCGAGGTCGTCCTGGTCGCGCCCAACGACTACATGCTCTACCTCCCGCTGCTGCCGCAGGTGGCGGCCGGTGTGATCACCGCGCAGTCGGTCACCGTGCCGCTGCCGCGCGCGGTCAAGCGGGCCCACCGGCTGCCCGGCACCGTCGTCGGGGTCGACCTCGAGCAGAAGTGCTGCGTCGTCCGCAAGATCTCCGGCGAGGAGATCGACCTGCCCTACGACCGTCTCGTGCTCGCCCCGGGCAGCGTCACCCGCCAGTTCGACATCCCGGGCCTGGAGGAGCACGCCCTCGGGATGAAGAACCTGGCCCAGGCCGCCTACCTGCGGGACCACGTGCTGGCCCAGCTCGAACTGGCCAACGCGGCCACCGACGACGCCGAGCGCGCGGCGCGCTGCCGCTTCGTGGTGGTGGGCGGCGGCTACGCCGGCACCGAGACCGCGGCGTGCCTGCAGCTGCTCTGCGAGGCCGCCCTCAAGCGCTTCCCCCGCATCGACCCCGGCATGGTGCGCTGGACGCTGATCGACATCGCGCCCCGCCTGATGCCCGAGCTCGGCAAGCGGCTCGGCGAGCAGGCGCTGGACATCCTGCGGCGGCGGGGGGTGGAGATCAAGCTCGAGACCGGCGTCTCGGAGGTCACCGACGAGTCGGTGACGTTCTCCGACGGCGAGGTGGTCCCGTGCCGCACGCTGGTGTGGACCGCGGGCGTCACGTCCAGCCCGCTGGTGAAGAACCTCGGCGTGGACCTGGTCCGCGGCCGCCTCAAGGTGGGCGCCGACCTCCAGGTCGAGGGGCACCCCGGGGTGTTCGCGCTGGGCGACTCGGCCGCCGTGCCGGACCTCACACAGGACGACCCCGAGGCCATCTGCCCGCCGACCGCGCAGCACGCGACGCGGATGGCGACGACGGCGGCGGACAACGTGGTGGCCTCGCTGCGCGGCGACGCGCTCACGCAGTACAAGCACCACGACCTCGGCCTCGTGGTGGACCTCGGCGGGTCGCAGGCCGTGGCGCACCCGCTGAACCTCGAACTCAAGGGTGCCCCCGCGCAGGTCGTGACCCGGGGCTACCACCTGTTCGCGCTGCCGCTCATGCGGACGCGGGCCCGGGTGGTGGCCAACTGGATCCTCCACCTGTTCGGCGGGGACGACTTCATCCGCATCGGGTTCCTCGCCGACCGCAAGGCCACCGTCGACGAGTTCGAGGGCACCACGTCCTACCTGTCGCGCGACGAGATCCGCGCGCGGGCGTCCTGA
- a CDS encoding SDR family oxidoreductase, with translation MSAVLFTGFPGFLGSALLPRTLRRDPDARAVALVQERWLGRAREALAEIERAEPALAGRTDLVVGDITTAGLGLDPAVTERLLGEPLEIFHLAAVYDLSVAPRIAWTVNVDGTRHVVDLAWRAAAGAGLRRLQYVSTCYVSGRYDGLFYEDDLELGQPFANHYEHTKHEAERVVAKARDAGLPVTIYRPSVVVGDSTTGHTQKFDGPYYVLQLLLRQGSTALMPLPTGADRVAFNLVPSDFVVDGIAALAGHDAAVGRTVALAQPHPPSVTEMCETFADRGGRKLRVVPMPTSLAAFSIDHVPGVGRLFKVPSSTLDYLTHPTFYDTAATTALLAEVGVSCPSFADHVGPMVEFFRSHPEVGSAAMV, from the coding sequence GTGAGTGCCGTGCTGTTCACCGGGTTCCCCGGCTTCCTCGGATCGGCGCTGCTGCCCCGCACCCTGCGCCGCGACCCGGACGCCCGGGCGGTCGCCCTCGTGCAGGAGCGCTGGCTGGGCCGGGCCCGCGAGGCGCTCGCGGAGATCGAGCGGGCCGAGCCCGCGCTCGCGGGCCGGACCGACCTCGTCGTCGGGGACATCACGACGGCGGGTCTCGGGCTCGACCCGGCGGTGACCGAGCGGCTGCTGGGCGAGCCGCTGGAGATCTTCCACCTCGCGGCGGTGTACGACCTGTCGGTCGCACCGCGGATCGCGTGGACGGTGAACGTCGACGGCACCCGACACGTCGTGGACCTCGCGTGGCGGGCCGCCGCCGGCGCCGGCCTGCGCCGCCTGCAGTACGTGTCGACCTGCTACGTCTCGGGCCGCTACGACGGGCTGTTCTACGAGGACGACCTCGAGCTCGGCCAGCCGTTCGCCAACCACTACGAGCACACCAAGCACGAGGCGGAGCGCGTCGTCGCGAAGGCCCGGGACGCGGGCCTGCCGGTGACGATCTACCGCCCGTCGGTGGTGGTCGGCGACTCCACCACCGGCCACACGCAGAAGTTCGACGGGCCCTACTACGTGCTCCAGCTGCTGCTCCGCCAGGGCTCCACCGCCCTGATGCCGCTGCCGACGGGGGCGGACCGGGTGGCGTTCAACCTCGTGCCGTCGGACTTCGTGGTCGACGGCATCGCCGCGCTCGCGGGGCACGACGCCGCCGTCGGGCGCACGGTCGCCCTGGCGCAGCCGCACCCGCCGTCGGTCACCGAGATGTGCGAGACGTTCGCGGACCGCGGCGGGCGGAAGCTGCGCGTGGTCCCGATGCCGACGTCCCTGGCCGCCTTCTCGATCGACCACGTGCCCGGGGTCGGGCGGCTGTTCAAGGTGCCGTCCTCGACGCTGGACTACCTGACCCACCCCACGTTCTACGACACCGCGGCGACCACCGCGCTGCTCGCCGAGGTCGGCGTCTCGTGCCCGTCCTTCGCCGACCACGTCGGTCCGATGGTCGAATTCTTCCGCTCCCACCCGGAGGTCGGCAGCGCCGCGATGGTCTGA
- a CDS encoding glutamate racemase: protein MRIALIDSGLGMLPTAGWLRHLRPDAHLDLLMDPAGMPWGSRPGGWIVDRVLSAARLAVERGADAVVVPCNTASVNALVPLRAELEPHRPVVGTVPAIKPAAATGEPFGVWATEATSASDYQADLVTLFAAPGQATAVPCPGLARAVESADGRAIGDAVAAGAARTPAGVRSVVLGCTHYPLVSDAIAAALPGVRLFDSAGAVAGQTLRRLGLDPRPDATPAGVSVLLSGEEGPLPAAARAYPVGAALAAGGPVDLALLPPAVREAAPVSHASISGAQPVPGR, encoded by the coding sequence ATGCGCATCGCGCTCATCGACTCAGGTCTCGGCATGCTCCCGACGGCGGGCTGGCTGCGCCACCTGCGTCCGGACGCCCACCTCGACCTGCTGATGGACCCGGCGGGGATGCCGTGGGGCTCCCGGCCGGGCGGGTGGATCGTCGACCGTGTCCTGTCCGCCGCGCGGCTCGCCGTCGAGCGGGGGGCCGACGCGGTGGTGGTGCCGTGCAACACCGCGAGCGTGAACGCCCTGGTCCCGCTGCGCGCCGAGCTGGAGCCGCACCGACCCGTCGTCGGGACCGTGCCCGCGATCAAGCCGGCGGCCGCGACCGGCGAGCCGTTCGGCGTATGGGCCACGGAGGCGACGAGCGCGAGCGACTACCAGGCCGATCTCGTCACGCTGTTCGCCGCGCCCGGCCAGGCGACCGCCGTGCCGTGCCCGGGGCTCGCACGGGCCGTGGAGAGCGCGGACGGCCGGGCGATCGGCGACGCGGTGGCCGCCGGGGCGGCCCGCACCCCGGCCGGGGTGCGGAGCGTGGTGCTGGGCTGCACCCACTACCCGCTCGTGTCGGATGCGATCGCCGCGGCCCTGCCCGGGGTGCGGCTCTTCGACAGCGCGGGGGCCGTCGCCGGCCAGACGCTGCGGCGCCTCGGGCTCGACCCGCGGCCGGACGCGACGCCCGCCGGGGTGTCCGTGCTGCTCTCCGGCGAGGAGGGTCCGCTGCCCGCCGCCGCCCGTGCCTACCCGGTGGGCGCCGCGCTGGCCGCGGGCGGTCCGGTCGACCTCGCCCTGCTCCCGCCGGCGGTCCGCGAGGCCGCCCCTGTGAGCCACGCGTCGATCTCTGGTGCACAACCGGTCCCCGGTCGTTGA
- a CDS encoding three-helix bundle dimerization domain-containing protein → MVEASTARDDHALLVETEERLVARWGAEGIAPDTVRGAVAEAVDRLAGARVRSFLPILVERSVRQRLVGAS, encoded by the coding sequence ATGGTTGAGGCCTCCACCGCCCGGGACGACCACGCGCTGCTCGTCGAGACCGAGGAGCGGCTCGTCGCCCGCTGGGGCGCGGAGGGCATCGCCCCGGACACGGTGCGCGGTGCGGTCGCGGAGGCCGTCGACCGGCTCGCCGGCGCCCGCGTCCGGTCGTTCCTGCCGATCCTGGTGGAGCGCTCGGTGCGACAGCGTCTCGTCGGCGCCTCCTGA
- a CDS encoding heparin lyase I family protein: protein MILRRNLAWPGVGILLALAVLAGCAGPASSGGRGPSSGPTGAGVVWRSGTGADTVLDSYRVTPWNTDDADDPRAVSSPDAPGRTAVEYTVPGGGTRSELEPAYRSFRPGDDYWFGFAVYLPRDFPVDTSDWQVIAQWKNSGDGSPPLSIQVRGGRFVLDGGEGIGEHWSRDIGPARAGARTDLVLNVHFSDDPGEGRVDVFQDGREVVSDYRPRGGTLYPDEVSYLKTGLYRSSDIDDEGSVYFDDVVIATSREAASTLASDS, encoded by the coding sequence GTGATCCTCCGCCGGAACCTCGCGTGGCCCGGCGTCGGGATCCTCCTCGCCCTGGCGGTGCTGGCCGGCTGCGCCGGTCCCGCGTCCTCGGGCGGCCGCGGCCCGTCGTCGGGACCGACCGGCGCCGGCGTGGTGTGGCGCTCGGGCACCGGCGCGGACACGGTCCTCGACTCGTACCGCGTGACGCCCTGGAACACCGACGACGCCGACGACCCCCGCGCGGTGTCCTCGCCGGACGCGCCGGGTCGCACCGCCGTCGAGTACACCGTGCCGGGCGGGGGCACCCGTTCCGAGCTCGAGCCCGCGTACCGCAGCTTCCGCCCCGGGGACGACTACTGGTTCGGCTTCGCGGTGTACCTGCCACGGGACTTCCCGGTGGACACCTCCGACTGGCAGGTCATCGCCCAGTGGAAGAACTCGGGTGACGGCAGCCCGCCGCTGTCGATCCAGGTCCGCGGCGGCCGCTTCGTGCTCGACGGCGGGGAGGGCATCGGGGAGCACTGGTCCCGGGACATCGGTCCCGCCCGGGCCGGGGCCCGCACCGACCTGGTGCTGAACGTGCACTTCTCCGACGACCCGGGCGAGGGCCGGGTCGACGTGTTCCAGGACGGCCGCGAGGTGGTCTCGGACTACCGGCCCCGCGGCGGGACCCTCTACCCGGACGAGGTGTCCTACCTCAAGACCGGCCTCTACCGGTCGTCGGACATCGACGACGAGGGCTCGGTGTACTTCGACGACGTCGTCATCGCGACCAGCCGCGAGGCGGCCTCCACGCTCGCCTCGGACTCCTGA
- a CDS encoding TMEM165/GDT1 family protein has product MDPIVATFLAATAVSFAVIFVAELGDKSQLMALTFATRYRALPVLIGITAATAVVHAVSVGVGYLLGAALPTFWINLVAAVAFVGFGLWTLRGDELTADEEDKAARSSGSAVLAASVAFFLAELGDKTMLATITLATQYQGWGGVVGVWLGSTVGMVIADGLAIVVGRMLGKKLPEKAIRIGAAVLFFVFGVWLAVEAFLTR; this is encoded by the coding sequence GTGGACCCCATCGTGGCCACCTTCCTGGCCGCCACGGCCGTCAGCTTCGCCGTCATCTTCGTGGCGGAGCTCGGCGACAAGTCCCAGCTGATGGCGCTGACCTTCGCCACCCGCTACCGGGCGCTCCCGGTGCTCATCGGCATCACGGCCGCCACGGCGGTGGTGCACGCCGTCTCCGTGGGCGTCGGCTACCTGCTCGGCGCCGCCCTGCCCACGTTCTGGATCAACCTCGTGGCCGCGGTCGCCTTCGTCGGGTTCGGCCTCTGGACCCTGCGCGGCGACGAGCTCACCGCCGACGAGGAGGACAAGGCGGCCCGGTCCAGCGGGTCGGCGGTGCTCGCCGCCTCGGTGGCGTTCTTCCTCGCCGAGCTGGGCGACAAGACGATGCTCGCCACCATCACCCTCGCCACCCAGTACCAGGGCTGGGGCGGCGTGGTCGGCGTGTGGCTGGGCTCGACGGTCGGCATGGTGATCGCCGACGGCCTCGCGATCGTGGTCGGCCGGATGCTGGGCAAGAAGCTCCCGGAGAAGGCCATCAGGATCGGCGCGGCGGTGCTGTTCTTCGTCTTCGGCGTGTGGCTCGCCGTCGAGGCGTTCCTGACGCGGTGA
- a CDS encoding alpha/beta hydrolase, producing the protein MTVDIDVRTRLFTWFTDRAGVIAISRMTAEDLARARTRRLSHNVVTSRVFGPMPADVSLTDLRVDLAVATGHDSGPTTLRVYRPHGPLPGGRRREDGLPIVLNYHGGGGSLGNLDQSDWLCAQVAARVGALVVSVDYRLAPEYPYPAGRDDGYAALVWAVRHADALGGRTDQVAVMGDSAGGNLAAVVAMLAREAGPAIDAQILIYPVVDLTLDAPSTTTYECGPLLTKADMDVFRANYLGPDGDPTDPLCSPLLAPDHRGLPRALVITAQVDPLHDDGVAYADRLRAAGVPTRHSDHARAIHGFITFPGVCRAAAAALDEICDELAATFGTAQEDMKSPPLTE; encoded by the coding sequence ATGACCGTCGACATCGACGTGCGGACCCGGCTGTTCACCTGGTTCACCGACCGCGCCGGGGTCATCGCCATCAGCCGGATGACCGCGGAGGACCTCGCCCGCGCCCGCACCCGGCGGCTCTCGCACAACGTCGTCACGTCGCGGGTGTTCGGCCCGATGCCCGCCGACGTCTCGCTGACCGACCTGCGGGTCGACCTCGCCGTCGCGACCGGGCACGACTCCGGCCCGACCACCCTGCGCGTCTACCGCCCGCACGGCCCGCTGCCGGGCGGCCGGCGGCGCGAGGACGGCCTGCCGATCGTGCTGAACTACCACGGCGGCGGTGGGTCGCTGGGCAACCTCGACCAGTCCGACTGGCTGTGTGCCCAGGTCGCGGCCCGCGTCGGCGCCCTCGTGGTGTCGGTGGACTACCGGCTCGCCCCCGAGTACCCCTACCCCGCCGGTCGCGACGACGGGTACGCGGCGCTGGTCTGGGCCGTGCGCCACGCCGACGCCCTCGGCGGGCGGACCGACCAGGTCGCGGTGATGGGCGACAGCGCGGGCGGCAACCTCGCGGCGGTCGTCGCGATGCTGGCCCGCGAGGCCGGGCCGGCGATCGACGCCCAGATCCTCATCTACCCCGTCGTCGACCTGACGCTGGACGCCCCGTCGACCACGACCTACGAGTGCGGCCCGCTGCTGACGAAGGCGGACATGGACGTGTTCCGGGCCAACTACCTCGGCCCCGACGGCGACCCCACGGACCCGCTCTGCTCCCCGCTGCTCGCCCCCGACCACCGCGGGCTGCCGCGGGCCCTGGTCATCACCGCGCAGGTCGACCCACTGCACGACGACGGGGTCGCGTACGCGGACCGGCTACGCGCGGCCGGGGTGCCGACCCGGCACTCCGACCACGCCCGCGCGATCCACGGCTTCATCACCTTCCCCGGCGTGTGCCGGGCGGCCGCCGCCGCGCTCGACGAGATCTGCGACGAGCTGGCGGCGACCTTCGGGACGGCTCAGGAGGACATGAAGAGCCCGCCGTTGACCGAGTAG
- a CDS encoding beta-ketoacyl-ACP reductase: MADMTGQVAVVTGGARGIGKAISERLANRGCKVAVGYSNGRDAAAELAEKYPGMTIHQGNIGNREDCERVVQEVYDQHGRIDILVNNAGITADKMLHKMTVEDWDKVVQVNLSGTFYMSHLAFQHMRERGSGRIVSISSVIGERGNAGQANYAATKSGLFGLTMSLASEGAKKGVTANCVAPGYIETDMVAGVPESALEKIVAQVPVGRLGQPDEVARVVEFLADPDSGYITGQVYSVNGGLFMSS, translated from the coding sequence ATGGCGGACATGACCGGACAGGTCGCCGTGGTGACCGGTGGCGCACGCGGGATCGGCAAGGCGATCTCGGAACGGCTCGCGAACCGCGGCTGCAAGGTGGCGGTGGGCTACTCCAACGGGCGGGACGCTGCGGCCGAGCTGGCCGAGAAGTACCCCGGCATGACCATCCACCAGGGCAACATCGGCAACCGCGAGGACTGCGAGCGCGTGGTGCAGGAGGTCTACGACCAGCACGGGCGCATCGACATCCTGGTCAACAACGCGGGCATCACCGCCGACAAGATGCTGCACAAGATGACCGTGGAGGACTGGGACAAGGTCGTGCAGGTCAACCTGTCCGGCACGTTCTACATGTCGCACCTGGCCTTCCAGCACATGCGCGAGCGCGGGAGCGGCCGGATCGTCTCGATCTCGTCGGTCATCGGCGAGCGGGGTAACGCGGGTCAGGCGAACTACGCCGCGACGAAGTCGGGCCTGTTCGGCCTCACCATGTCGCTGGCCTCGGAGGGCGCGAAGAAGGGCGTCACCGCGAACTGCGTGGCCCCGGGCTACATCGAGACCGACATGGTCGCGGGCGTCCCGGAGTCGGCCCTGGAGAAGATCGTGGCCCAGGTGCCCGTCGGCCGGCTCGGCCAGCCCGACGAGGTGGCGCGCGTCGTCGAGTTCCTCGCCGACCCCGACTCGGGCTACATCACCGGCCAGGTCTACTCGGTCAACGGCGGGCTCTTCATGTCCTCCTGA
- a CDS encoding alpha/beta fold hydrolase has translation MTVTSDRRAVTDGATEAPDAPAIDPVDPAAYLRTFRGETLRKATTALVEGGAYVTTRALAQAATPHRTVYDAVRWWGHVLGRRRPSWSTEHRIVWETPIARLRDFTDGATDDVVPTLVLPPQAGHDSCIVDFQPTQSQMQVIRKAGLTRAFTLDWVGATQATKNTTIEDYVAVVDRAVDTALEGTGHTTVNLVGDCQGGWLSTIYACVHPERVNTLTLAGAPIDFHAGDTAIGASSRVTSRRYGTLPYQAMVAMGRGNMPGQFVLNGFIAMSPDAEIAKHVDLLRHLDDPAAIARYQAFEDWFKHTQDVPGTFYLWLVEHLFSGNELIEGRLEVGGKRLSMADLSCPLFLLGGATDHITPPVQVFRAADAVSTPADQVWKRTAPGGHLGLFMGNQALREEWPPLMTEVARYSGVTSSAKRKGAKKSSD, from the coding sequence ATGACCGTGACCAGTGACCGCCGCGCCGTGACCGACGGCGCCACCGAGGCCCCCGACGCGCCGGCCATCGACCCGGTCGACCCCGCGGCCTACCTGCGGACCTTCCGCGGCGAGACGCTGCGCAAGGCGACCACCGCCCTCGTCGAGGGTGGCGCGTACGTCACCACCCGCGCCCTCGCCCAGGCCGCGACCCCGCACCGGACAGTGTACGACGCCGTCCGCTGGTGGGGCCACGTGCTCGGCCGTCGCCGCCCGTCGTGGTCCACCGAGCACCGGATCGTGTGGGAGACGCCGATCGCCCGGCTGCGTGACTTCACCGACGGCGCGACCGACGACGTGGTCCCGACGCTGGTGCTCCCGCCGCAGGCCGGGCACGACTCGTGCATCGTCGACTTCCAGCCGACCCAGTCGCAGATGCAGGTCATCCGCAAGGCCGGCCTGACCCGCGCGTTCACCCTCGACTGGGTCGGCGCCACGCAGGCCACGAAGAACACGACGATCGAGGACTACGTCGCGGTCGTCGACCGTGCCGTGGACACCGCCCTCGAGGGCACCGGGCACACGACGGTGAACCTCGTCGGCGACTGCCAGGGCGGCTGGCTCTCGACGATCTACGCCTGCGTGCACCCCGAGCGCGTCAACACCCTGACCCTCGCGGGCGCCCCGATCGACTTCCACGCCGGCGACACCGCCATCGGCGCCTCGTCGCGGGTGACGAGCCGGCGCTACGGCACGCTGCCCTACCAGGCGATGGTCGCGATGGGCCGCGGGAACATGCCCGGCCAGTTCGTGCTCAACGGCTTCATCGCGATGAGCCCGGACGCCGAGATCGCCAAGCACGTCGACCTGCTGCGCCACCTCGACGATCCGGCCGCGATCGCGCGCTACCAGGCCTTCGAGGACTGGTTCAAGCACACGCAGGACGTGCCCGGCACGTTCTACCTCTGGCTCGTCGAGCACCTGTTCTCCGGCAACGAGCTGATCGAGGGCCGCCTGGAGGTCGGCGGGAAGCGCCTGTCCATGGCCGACCTGTCCTGCCCGCTGTTCCTGCTCGGCGGGGCGACCGACCACATCACCCCGCCGGTCCAGGTGTTCCGGGCCGCCGACGCGGTGTCCACGCCCGCGGACCAGGTCTGGAAGCGCACCGCCCCGGGCGGCCACCTCGGCCTGTTCATGGGCAACCAGGCGCTGCGCGAGGAGTGGCCGCCCCTCATGACCGAGGTCGCGCGCTACTCGGGAGTCACCTCGTCGGCCAAGCGCAAGGGCGCCAAGAAGAGCTCCGACTGA
- a CDS encoding acetyl-CoA C-acetyltransferase, with product MPGSVIVSGARTPIGKLSGAYADLTAQQLGTTAIQKALEQAGISGDQVEYLIMGQVIQAGAGQNPARKAGTDAGIPMSVPSFTLNKVCLSGLDAIAIADQMIQAGDYDVVVAGGMESMTAAPYLLPKARRGYKYGGGKIIDATEFDALTDVYDQESMGASTEKFSKAIGLTREAMDEYAASSHQRAADAAKNGRFDAEYAPVSVPQRKGDPVVVSEDEGVRGDTTAEGLGKLRPAFSKDGIITAGTSSQISDGAAAAVIMSEKKAKELGLEVLARIGHHGWVAGPDNSLLSQPSRAIFKALEREGLEPKQLEMLELNEAFAAVALQSTAELGVDPERVNPDGGAISLGHPVGMSGARIAIHLAHELKRRGGGIGAAGLCGGGGQGSGLILHV from the coding sequence ATGCCCGGCTCCGTCATCGTCTCCGGCGCCCGCACGCCCATCGGCAAGCTCTCCGGGGCCTACGCCGACCTGACCGCGCAGCAGCTCGGCACCACCGCGATCCAGAAGGCCCTCGAGCAGGCCGGCATCTCCGGGGACCAGGTCGAGTACCTCATCATGGGTCAGGTCATCCAGGCCGGCGCGGGCCAGAACCCGGCCCGCAAGGCCGGGACCGACGCCGGCATCCCGATGTCGGTGCCGTCGTTCACCCTGAACAAGGTCTGTCTCTCGGGTCTCGACGCGATCGCGATCGCCGACCAGATGATCCAGGCCGGCGACTACGACGTCGTCGTGGCCGGTGGCATGGAGTCCATGACCGCCGCGCCGTACCTGCTGCCGAAGGCCCGCCGCGGCTACAAGTACGGCGGCGGGAAGATCATCGACGCCACCGAGTTCGACGCGCTGACCGACGTCTACGACCAGGAGTCGATGGGCGCCTCGACCGAGAAGTTCTCGAAGGCGATCGGCCTCACCCGCGAGGCGATGGACGAGTACGCCGCGTCCTCGCACCAGCGTGCCGCCGACGCGGCCAAGAACGGCCGCTTCGACGCCGAGTACGCGCCGGTGTCGGTCCCGCAGCGCAAGGGCGACCCGGTGGTCGTCTCCGAGGACGAGGGCGTGCGTGGCGACACCACGGCCGAGGGCCTGGGCAAGCTGCGCCCGGCGTTCTCCAAGGACGGCATCATCACCGCCGGCACCTCCTCGCAGATCTCCGACGGTGCCGCGGCCGCGGTGATCATGTCGGAGAAGAAGGCGAAGGAGCTGGGCCTCGAGGTCCTGGCGCGCATCGGCCACCACGGCTGGGTCGCCGGCCCCGACAACTCGCTGCTCTCGCAGCCGTCGCGGGCGATCTTCAAGGCCCTGGAGCGGGAGGGCCTCGAGCCCAAGCAGCTCGAGATGCTGGAGCTCAACGAGGCGTTCGCCGCCGTCGCCCTCCAGTCCACCGCCGAGCTCGGTGTCGACCCGGAGCGGGTCAACCCCGACGGCGGGGCCATCTCGCTGGGCCACCCGGTCGGCATGTCCGGTGCCCGGATCGCGATCCACCTCGCGCACGAGCTCAAGCGTCGCGGTGGCGGCATCGGTGCCGCGGGCCTCTGCGGCGGCGGCGGCCAGGGCTCCGGCCTGATCCTGCACGTCTGA
- a CDS encoding S-(hydroxymethyl)mycothiol dehydrogenase, which yields MPQEVRGVVSREKGKPVTVETIVIPDPGPGEAVVAIQACGVCHTDLHYREGNIEDAYPFLLGHEAAGTVEALGEGVTGLEVGDYVILNWRAVCGVCRACRKGKHHLCFDTHNAAQAMTLKDTGEELKPALGIGAFAEKTLVHSGQCTKVNPDIDPAEAGLIGCGIMAGAGAAINTGEVKRGETVAVIGCGGVGDAAIAGAALAGATTIIAVDTEDRKLEWAKGFGATHTINAKNTDPVQGIRDLTDGFGADVVIDAVGIPATWKQAFEARDLAGRLVLVGVPSPDMKLEADFQPFFSHGGSLRSSWYGDCLPSRDFPMLVDLALQGRFPLDKFVTERVSLDDVESSFEKMHHGDVLRSVVIL from the coding sequence ATGCCGCAGGAGGTCCGGGGAGTCGTATCCCGGGAGAAGGGCAAGCCGGTCACCGTCGAGACGATCGTGATCCCCGATCCGGGTCCGGGTGAGGCCGTGGTCGCGATCCAGGCGTGCGGGGTCTGCCACACCGACCTGCACTACCGCGAGGGCAACATCGAGGACGCCTACCCGTTCCTGCTCGGCCACGAGGCCGCGGGCACGGTCGAGGCGCTCGGGGAGGGCGTCACCGGCCTCGAGGTCGGCGACTACGTCATCCTCAACTGGCGCGCGGTCTGCGGCGTGTGTCGCGCCTGCCGCAAGGGCAAGCACCACCTCTGCTTCGACACCCACAACGCCGCGCAGGCGATGACGCTCAAGGACACCGGCGAGGAGCTCAAGCCGGCCCTGGGCATCGGGGCGTTCGCGGAGAAGACGCTGGTCCACTCCGGGCAGTGCACCAAGGTCAACCCCGACATCGATCCGGCCGAGGCCGGACTGATCGGCTGCGGGATCATGGCCGGCGCCGGCGCGGCCATCAACACCGGTGAGGTCAAGCGCGGCGAGACCGTCGCGGTCATCGGCTGCGGCGGGGTCGGCGACGCGGCGATCGCGGGCGCGGCGCTGGCCGGGGCCACCACGATCATCGCGGTGGACACCGAGGACCGGAAGCTGGAGTGGGCGAAGGGCTTCGGCGCCACCCACACGATCAACGCCAAGAACACCGACCCGGTGCAGGGGATCCGCGACCTCACCGACGGCTTCGGCGCCGACGTCGTCATCGACGCCGTGGGCATCCCCGCCACCTGGAAGCAGGCCTTCGAGGCCCGCGACCTCGCAGGCCGGCTGGTCCTGGTCGGCGTGCCGTCGCCGGACATGAAGCTGGAGGCGGACTTCCAGCCGTTCTTCTCCCACGGCGGGTCGCTGCGCTCGTCCTGGTACGGCGACTGCCTGCCCAGCCGGGACTTCCCGATGCTGGTCGACCTGGCCCTGCAGGGCCGGTTCCCGCTCGACAAGTTCGTCACCGAGCGCGTCTCGCTCGACGACGTGGAGTCGTCCTTCGAGAAGATGCACCACGGCGACGTGCTCCGTTCGGTGGTGATCCTCTGA